One Olsenella sp. oral taxon 807 DNA segment encodes these proteins:
- a CDS encoding CapA family protein, producing the protein MSVVVTLVVTVLVVIGLAGLTKPLSNGFNSIQSWFAQMLGDPSASPSDPLVQGTSGRGAVAIREKTPGQGSVTIDLVMVGDVLQHTGVYRSGKQADGSYNFDHVFSHIVPALEGVDVKVLNQETPLGGAELGYTGYPSFNGPQEMGDAEVTAGFNVILKATNHAMDRSYAGIHNELEFWHEKHPDVAVLGERDVQSTDPGSLDNVYIYKKDGFKVALLNYTYGLNGIPDPQGAVSLLDEGRIRANVMSARLRGADIVVAFPHWGTEYVSAPTAEQHSWAEVFRSAGVDVIIGGHPHVIGPVEMLGDEGDKQTLCFWSVGNFICTQSDNSSLIGGMAKLRLVKDSSGHASVWSYHFLPLVIDRGKGMTTYLLRDWTDALASQSSTPSLTPAWAQGFCSSVLGDAYDTETSELSGTMSPEAISSGDFDAADGQRATSAILHFGGTALGPAA; encoded by the coding sequence GTGTCGGTCGTGGTCACGCTCGTCGTGACAGTGCTCGTGGTCATCGGGCTAGCTGGCCTGACTAAGCCGCTTTCGAATGGGTTTAACTCCATTCAATCATGGTTCGCTCAGATGCTGGGTGACCCGAGCGCGAGCCCTTCCGATCCCTTGGTACAGGGGACGTCGGGGCGAGGGGCAGTGGCGATCCGCGAGAAGACACCCGGCCAAGGGTCCGTGACCATCGACCTCGTGATGGTCGGTGACGTGCTGCAGCATACGGGTGTCTATCGGAGTGGTAAGCAAGCGGACGGCAGTTACAACTTCGATCATGTCTTTTCGCATATTGTCCCCGCACTCGAGGGGGTGGATGTCAAGGTTCTGAACCAAGAGACGCCGCTGGGTGGTGCCGAGCTGGGGTATACAGGCTATCCCAGCTTCAACGGCCCACAAGAGATGGGTGACGCCGAAGTTACGGCTGGCTTCAACGTCATCCTCAAGGCAACGAACCACGCCATGGATCGCAGCTACGCGGGTATCCACAATGAGCTCGAGTTCTGGCACGAAAAACATCCCGACGTGGCCGTTCTTGGCGAGCGAGATGTCCAGTCCACTGACCCAGGCTCCCTAGATAACGTGTACATCTATAAGAAGGATGGCTTTAAGGTGGCGCTCCTCAACTATACCTATGGTCTCAACGGTATCCCGGACCCCCAGGGGGCGGTCTCGCTGCTTGATGAGGGGCGCATTCGCGCAAATGTCATGTCGGCACGCTTGCGGGGTGCCGACATCGTGGTCGCCTTCCCGCACTGGGGGACCGAGTACGTGAGCGCCCCGACCGCCGAGCAGCATAGTTGGGCCGAGGTCTTCCGCTCCGCTGGCGTTGATGTCATCATAGGGGGGCATCCTCACGTGATCGGTCCTGTCGAGATGTTGGGAGATGAGGGTGACAAACAGACTCTCTGCTTTTGGTCGGTGGGCAACTTCATCTGCACGCAGAGCGACAACTCATCGCTGATCGGTGGCATGGCCAAGCTACGGCTTGTCAAGGATTCGAGTGGCCATGCGTCAGTCTGGTCCTATCACTTCTTGCCGCTGGTTATAGACAGGGGAAAAGGCATGACCACGTACCTTCTCAGGGACTGGACGGATGCCCTCGCCTCTCAGAGCTCGACGCCGTCTCTTACGCCTGCCTGGGCGCAGGGCTTCTGCTCGTCGGTCCTGGGAGACGCGTACGATACTGAGACCAGCGAGCTTAGCGGCACGATGTCTCCAGAGGCCATATCGTCAGGTGACTTTGACGCGGCGGACGGCCAGCGTGCCACGAGCGCGATCCTTCACTTTGGCGGCACAGCTCTCGGCCCTGCGGCATAG
- the hisS gene encoding histidine--tRNA ligase, with product MAQRIQGTEDLYGGYMRGWQHIQDTARELFGTYGFDMIETPAIEQVDTFVHGIGESTDVVRKEMFRVFSGALMERLIGAGGEGGLKAKQRMALRPEGTAGVVRAAVEDKLVSQGAAPVKLWYAEAMFRGERPQKGRLRQFHQVGIEWMGAPDPAADAECVIVLMEYFRLLGFDPARLRLRINSMGDATCRPAYREKVRDFIIAHAHELCADCRERADVNPLRAFDCKVDHDREIMAHAPLVTDHLCDTCAAHYAQVKCYLDEAGVAYVEDPTLVRGLDYYTRTVFEVDALDSGVGAIGGGGRYDDLVELEGGRPTPGIGFAVGFERISLALAACGGSLETKPPACVYVACAAPEQRDAVFSTSLALRRAGVRTEADYQGRSLKSQFKQADRLGARLCVVLGADEVASGTATLRDMQTHEQVRLPLAELVATVSQRIS from the coding sequence ATGGCGCAGAGGATCCAGGGAACAGAGGACCTGTATGGCGGCTACATGCGTGGTTGGCAGCACATACAGGATACGGCACGTGAGCTCTTTGGCACGTACGGCTTCGATATGATAGAGACGCCGGCTATCGAGCAGGTGGACACCTTTGTCCACGGCATCGGTGAGTCGACGGACGTCGTTCGCAAGGAGATGTTTCGCGTCTTCTCGGGTGCTCTTATGGAGCGGCTGATTGGCGCGGGGGGTGAAGGTGGTCTTAAGGCCAAGCAGCGCATGGCGCTGCGTCCCGAGGGGACGGCAGGTGTCGTTCGAGCCGCTGTGGAGGATAAGCTCGTCTCTCAGGGCGCGGCTCCGGTTAAGCTTTGGTACGCAGAGGCAATGTTTCGTGGAGAGCGCCCACAGAAAGGTCGTTTGCGCCAGTTCCATCAAGTGGGTATCGAGTGGATGGGGGCACCTGATCCAGCAGCCGACGCCGAGTGTGTCATCGTGCTCATGGAGTACTTCAGGCTCCTGGGCTTCGATCCGGCCAGGCTTCGGTTACGCATCAACTCGATGGGTGATGCCACTTGTCGGCCTGCCTATCGTGAGAAGGTCCGCGACTTTATCATCGCCCACGCACATGAGCTGTGCGCCGACTGCAGGGAGCGTGCGGATGTCAACCCGCTACGTGCCTTCGACTGTAAGGTTGATCACGACCGTGAGATCATGGCTCACGCACCGCTTGTTACCGACCACCTCTGCGACACGTGTGCTGCGCATTATGCGCAGGTCAAGTGCTACCTGGACGAGGCGGGCGTCGCATATGTCGAGGATCCGACCCTCGTGCGTGGTCTTGACTACTACACCCGCACCGTCTTTGAGGTGGATGCGCTCGACTCTGGCGTCGGCGCCATCGGTGGAGGCGGGCGCTATGATGATCTGGTAGAGCTTGAGGGCGGCAGGCCTACCCCCGGCATAGGCTTTGCGGTGGGGTTCGAGAGGATATCCCTTGCCCTTGCGGCTTGTGGGGGCTCACTTGAGACCAAGCCGCCGGCCTGCGTCTACGTGGCGTGTGCGGCTCCCGAGCAGCGCGATGCCGTCTTCTCGACCTCGCTGGCGCTTCGCCGGGCGGGTGTCCGTACCGAGGCGGACTACCAGGGACGCTCGCTCAAAAGCCAGTTTAAGCAGGCGGATAGGCTGGGTGCTCGCCTGTGTGTGGTGCTCGGTGCGGACGAGGTCGCCTCGGGCACGGCGACCCTGCGCGACATGCAGACCCACGAGCAGGTCAGACTTCCCTTGGCAGAGCTAGTCGCAACTGTGAGCCAGAGAATCTCGTAG
- a CDS encoding alpha,alpha-phosphotrehalase, with protein MDRAEQFGDKVVYQIYIRSFKDSNDDGIGDLRGITYCLDYLKELGVDCVWITPFFVSPQNDNGYDVADYRNIDPVFGSMEDFDELVSEARERDIAIMLDMVFNHTSTEHEWFQKALKGDPTYLDYYKFVDAAEGATEENPGEPPTNWVSKFGGSAWQYVPSLNKWYLHLFDKSQADLNWDNPRVRNELADVIRFWKAKGVSAFRFDVVNLISKPSELRSDDEGDGRRFYTDGPHVHEYLQELVREAGIDDLMTVGEMSSTSIDDCVRYSKPDCHELAMTFSFHHLKVDYLNGDKWALAEPDISALRRLFAEWQERMSADGGWNALFWSNHDQPRPNSRFGDVSSRELWRRSSELLGLCTHLMRGTPYVYQGEELGMTNPGFASIDDYRDVETKNYYKILQDGGMSADEAFHVVSERSRDNSRTPVQWDGSDHAGFTSGTPWIGVPDNHLWLNAAVEEGDPDSVWIFYRDLISLRKENAVIQRGTVRFLESPSDKVIAYERTLGQDRIVVACNFSGEDVTALSADTVAGSSTLIANCGDPTFDEKGALSLRPYEAVALAW; from the coding sequence ATGGATCGAGCTGAGCAATTTGGCGATAAGGTTGTCTACCAGATCTATATTAGAAGTTTTAAGGATTCTAACGATGATGGTATCGGGGACCTGAGAGGCATCACCTACTGTTTGGACTATCTTAAGGAACTCGGAGTTGACTGCGTGTGGATAACGCCGTTCTTCGTCTCTCCCCAGAACGACAATGGATACGACGTCGCGGACTATCGGAATATAGATCCCGTGTTTGGTAGCATGGAGGACTTCGACGAGCTCGTGAGCGAGGCGAGGGAGCGGGACATCGCCATCATGCTCGACATGGTGTTCAACCACACGTCCACAGAGCACGAGTGGTTCCAGAAGGCCCTCAAGGGAGACCCCACCTATCTCGATTACTATAAGTTCGTCGACGCCGCAGAGGGTGCCACCGAGGAGAACCCCGGGGAGCCTCCCACGAACTGGGTATCCAAGTTCGGAGGCAGTGCGTGGCAGTACGTACCCTCGCTCAACAAGTGGTACCTGCACCTCTTTGACAAGAGCCAGGCCGATCTCAACTGGGATAACCCCCGCGTGCGAAACGAGCTTGCGGATGTCATCCGCTTCTGGAAGGCAAAGGGCGTCTCTGCCTTCCGCTTTGACGTCGTAAACCTGATCTCGAAGCCTTCCGAGCTGAGGAGCGACGATGAGGGAGATGGCAGGCGTTTCTACACGGATGGTCCGCACGTCCATGAGTATCTACAGGAGCTCGTGCGTGAGGCTGGCATCGACGATCTGATGACGGTCGGTGAGATGAGCTCTACCTCCATCGATGACTGCGTCCGCTACTCGAAGCCCGACTGTCACGAACTGGCCATGACGTTCAGTTTTCATCATCTGAAGGTGGATTACCTGAATGGCGACAAATGGGCGCTTGCGGAACCTGATATCAGCGCGCTGCGGCGTCTCTTTGCCGAGTGGCAGGAGCGAATGTCGGCGGACGGAGGATGGAACGCCCTCTTCTGGTCAAACCACGATCAGCCCCGTCCCAACTCGCGCTTCGGTGATGTGTCGAGCCGTGAGCTCTGGCGTCGCTCAAGTGAGCTGCTCGGCCTCTGCACGCATCTCATGCGGGGGACCCCCTACGTGTACCAGGGGGAGGAGCTGGGCATGACCAACCCAGGCTTTGCGTCCATCGATGACTATCGTGACGTGGAGACCAAGAACTACTACAAGATCTTGCAGGATGGGGGCATGAGTGCGGACGAGGCCTTCCATGTGGTGAGTGAGCGCTCCCGCGATAACTCGAGGACGCCTGTTCAGTGGGATGGCAGCGACCATGCCGGCTTTACGTCCGGTACCCCTTGGATCGGCGTGCCGGACAATCACCTCTGGCTTAATGCCGCCGTGGAGGAGGGCGACCCTGACTCCGTGTGGATCTTCTACCGTGACCTGATCAGTCTGCGCAAGGAGAATGCCGTCATACAGCGTGGTACCGTGCGCTTCCTAGAGAGCCCATCAGACAAGGTCATTGCCTATGAGCGCACCTTGGGGCAGGATCGCATAGTCGTTGCCTGCAACTTCTCTGGCGAAGACGTCACGGCTCTGTCGGCAGATACGGTTGCGGGCAGCAGCACGCTGATCGCCAACTGCGGGGATCCGACGTTTGACGAGAAGGGCGCGCTGAGCCTCAGACCGTATGAGGCCGTGGCGCTCGCGTGGTAG